The DNA sequence ATCATGTTCTCAACGATCAGCGTTATTATTTCCACATTCCTGGTAGGGGAATCCTGTTTTATGTGGTTCCTCTTTTTGGCCTGCCGGTCCCCTTTTTGTATTGCCTTTTGTTCGGCGCACTGATCTCGCCTACGGATCCCATTGCTGTTCTGGGCATATTACGCAAAGCAAACGTGCCGAAATCCCTTGAAACGAAAATTGCCGGGGAATCCCTTTTTAATGACGGGGTGGCAGTTGTATTATTCGCGGTCATCCTGCAGCTTACAAGATCCACCGTTGAAATATCCCTCGCGTCTATCTCCTGGCTGCTTGCCAAGGAGGCGCTGGGAGGCTTGCTTCTGGGAGGCCTGCTCGGCTTTGGCGCATCCCGCGCAATGAGAAAGATTGACGATTATATCGTTTCCGTACTGATTACACTTTCGGTCGTCATGGGAGGGTACCTGATTGCCCACGCCGCGCATATATCCGGGCCGCTCACCATGGTAGCGGCAGGGCTCATTATTGGTAATTATGGAAAAAGGACGGCCATGTCAACGGTCACGAAGGATTACCTGAATAAATTCTGGGAGTTGGTTGATGAGATCCTGAATGCTATCCTGTTCCTGTTCATCGGCTTTGAACTATTGCTGATCCCTGACCTTACTACACATTGGTTCATCGGGCTGACCGCCATCCTGATTGTGCTGCTCGCGCGCCTGATCTCCATCTGGTTCCCTTCCCTGCTACTTCCCCTTAAATCAAGATTTACAAGGGGAACACTTATCATGCTGGTATGGGGCGGCCTGCGGGGAGGCGTATCCATTGCCCTGGTCCTGTCAATGGATACGGGGCCTTATAAGGAACTGCTCCTTGAAATAACCTATTTTGTGGTGGTCTTTTCTATTTTTTGCCAGGGACTGACCGTTGGGAGGGTAGCCCGGAAAGTACTTTAGCTAGGCCTGGGCATATTTATTTTTATAATCAACAGGAGAAAGCCCGGTCAGTTTTTTGAAAACGCCCCTGAACGCTTTGTTATCGGAGTAGCCTATTTCATACATGATCTCGTTGATATTTTTCCGGCTGGTCTCGAAGCCCTTTTTGGCTGCTTCAATTTTTACCCGCTGAATATATTCGATCACGGTATTAGAAGTGGCCCGTTTGAAGCGGCGCTCCAGGCTCCTGCGGCTTAGAGCCAGCATGCCGGCAAGTTGGTTCACCGTTATCTTATCCCGGAAATTGTCTTCTATGTACTCCTGTGCTTTTTTTACCGGCTCGTCCTCGTGTTCCTTTTGCCCGCGGAACATAATAAAAGGCGACTGGCTGTGCCTGTCAATATCGATCTCAAAGATCTTGGAAGCAAGAATGGCCATATCCCTGCCCGCAAATTTTTCCACCAGGTACAGCAATAAATTCAGGGAGGAATAAGCGCCGCCGCTGGTATAGATCCCCGCCTCATCGGTAAGTATTTTATAAGGCGCCACGTTTACGTCGGGGAACATTCTGCTGAATTCCGCTGCCGACAACCAGTGAGTGGTACAATTTTTCCCCTTTAACAACCCGGAAGAAGCCAGGATAAAGGCCCCTATGCAAAGAGAGACGATTTCAGCTCCCTGCGCATACTGCCGGGCGATCCACTCAGCCAGCGGCCGGTTATCGGCCACCACCTTTTCCGCATCCCCGTGAACGGCGGGAATAATAACGAGGTCGGTTTTCTTTACCTCCCGTATGGTCAGCCCGGGCTGTATGGTAAAAAGGCCATTCGTGACATGGGTCTGCTTACTAAGCCCCACGAGCTGTATTTTAAACAGTGGCGGCTTTCCCTCCCTTGCAAGGGCCTGGTTTACGGTTGTGAAGATCTTATACGATGCCTCAATATTGCTCAGGCTGCTTTCGCCTTCCGGGATTAATAAAGATATATGCTTCATAATACAAATTTATCAGAATTTATGTCGCAATCAACCCGTCCTAATGGCGGATTATCTTCGCCTGCGCCGGGGAATGCGGCTGCCCTAAAGATTGAAAACGCTCGTGCAGTAGTCCCGGGGTGGGGCGCTGCGCGCCCGCCCTGAAAATTTGCCAAAGCGCTTTATGTTTACTATTTTCATGACTGCTTATCACGGCAAAAACATTTGATAACGCTATGGAGGCTCATTTGCTGAAGAGCAGGCTGGAAAGCGAGGGGATTCCTTGTTTCCTCTTCGATGAACACCTGGTTAACATGAATCCGCTCTATAGCGTGGCCGTGGGAGGCATAAAATTGAAGATCCAGGAGGCGGATAAGGAAAAAACCCTTGAAATACTGAGGGAGATTGAAGGAGGCCATAACCTGGATGAAAACGGGGAGATTCTGAAATGCCCCGAATGTGATTCCGCCCGGCTTTACCTGAACTTTAAATCCATGAAAGGAACAAAAGGATTCCTGTCCGCGATTACTTCATTTCTCTTTATGGTTTTTCCTGTTTACTTCAAAACAGTTCACAAATGCAAAGACTGCGGGGCTGAGTTCCGGGGTTAATCTATTGAAAACAGGCTTTTTGAACTCCTAAGGCTGCCTTTACCTCCTGCCGAAGCGCTGACTTCCTTATTGCCCGGAATTTGTTTTTCAGCAAGCCCTTCCTATATTTGCCGCTATTAAGAATTGGTTTAAATAAATATGAAAATACTTTTCCCGCTCGCCATCCTTCTGGGCGCTATTTTTACTGCCCAGGGGCAAACCGGCACGGTAGCAGGAACCGTTAGTACTGCTGAAGGACGCCCGGCCCCGAATGTTAGCCTGAGCCTTGAAAACACTTACAAAAGAACGGCAACGAATGCGAACGGTGAATTTCGCCTTAGCCAGGTGAAAGCGGGTGATTATATAATAGTTGCAACCTATGCAGGAATAGAGACCAGGCAGTCCGTTCATGTGGACGCAGGCGAGCTTACCACCGTGGAAATAATCCTCCGCCAGTATACTGAACTTGACCAGGTGGTAGTGGAAGCGGATGCTTATAAAGAAGAAGGGGAATACGTTGCTAAAATGCCCCTGGAAAGGATTGAGAATCCCCAGGTATACCATTCCATCGGGTCCGGAATACTGGAGGCCCAGTTGGCGACGGATTTTGATAAGGCACTGAAAAATGCGCCGGGATTGCAGAAAATGTGGGAATCCACCGGCCGCGGAGGAGACGGCGCGGGATATTACTCGATGCGCGGATTTGCCGTTCAGCCCACCCTGGTGAACGGGCTGCCGGGCCTGACCAACGGAAGCCTGGATCCTGCAAACATTGAAAGCATCCAGGTTATCAAAGGGCCCTCCGGAACTTTGTTCGGAAGCAGCCTTATCTCTTACGGAGGGCTGATCAACACGGTAACCAAGAAACCTTACCAGGGATTCGGCGGGGAAGCCGCCTATGTGGCCGGCAGCTTCGGGCTTAACAGGATCACCGCTGATGTAAACGCTCCGCTGAACAAAGCGAACGATATCATTATGCGGGTAAACACCGCCTTTCATTCGGAAAACAGCTTCCAGGACGCAGGCTTTAAGCGGTCTTTCTTCCTGGCACCTTCTCTTTCCTACGAGGTGAATGAACGCTTGTCATTTCTGCTTTCCGCTGAGCTGCTTACAGCGGAAGGAACCAATCCGACGATGCTGTTCCTGAACCGGTCCGGCCCCCTGCAATATGAAAACCTGGCCGATCTGAATTATGATCCGGATCTTTCCCTCACCAGTAACGATATAACGATAAAAAATCCAAGATATAATGTCCAGACGGAAATGATTTACCAGATTTCCCCGGAGTGGACTTCGCAAACCGTGGTTTCCAGGGGATTTGCAAAATCGGACGGCTATTATTCCTATCTCTGGGACAATGGCTATGACAAACCGCAATTCAGTGTGTTTATAAGCGATCAGAACGCGCACAGCCTGACCACGGATATTCAGCAGAATTTCACGGGCGACTTCCGCATTGGAGGTTTAAGGAACCGGCTGGTGGTGGGCCTGGATTACTTCCACCGGCAAACCCATGATTTCAGTTCGGGGTATCCCTGGTTTTACGATGTAAGCCCCCGGGGAGAAATTGATTACGTGGATCCGTATACCGGGGAAACGGTAGCCCCAAGATACCTGACGAAAGAATCGGTAGACGCGGTGCTGGCTTCCTCGTCAAGGGCAAATCTGAATACCAAAGACGAAACCTACAGTATCTATTTTTCAGACGTGATAAATATCACCCCGGAACTGCTGGCGATGGCTAGTCTCCGGCTGGACCATTTCAATACCAAAGGAGACGTCAGCACCGACGAGGATGATTATGAACAGACCGCCCTGTCTCCCAAGTTCGGTCTTGTTTACCAGCCCATCCCGAACAAACTATCCGTATTTGCCAATTACATGAATGGTTTCAAGAACGTGGCGCCGGCAACTGTTTCTGATATTAACGGAGAGAACCCGGTCACTAAAACCTTCGAACCCGAGCATGCCAACCAGGCCGAGTTCGGGATCAAAACGGATCTGTTTGAGGGCAGGCTTTCTTCGACCATCAGCGTGTACGACATCAAGGTCAGCAATAAAGTTATGCCCGATCCGGCGAATATCAACAATTCCCTGCAGGGCGGAGAGATTGAAAGCAAAGGGCTGGAAGTGGATCTGAACCTGCGTCCTGTTCCGGGACTCAGCATCCTGGCCGGTTATAGCTATAACGACAGCAAAGTACTCAGAGGTATTGAAGAAAGCGCATTTGAAGAAGCGGGGAAACGCCCGGGCGAAGCCGGGCCGAAAAATTTATTCAATGCCTGGGCTACCTACGAATTCAGCAAGGGCGCACTCAGGGGATGGGGGCTTGGATTTGGCGCAAATTCAGCGAGTGAACTGATCATCCTGGACAGCAGGGCCACCGGCAAGTTCACGGTTCCCGGGTATACCGTGCTGGACGCCTCCGTTTTTTACAATACGGAAAAGTTTCGGATTACCCTGAAACTGGATAACCTTTCAAACGAGGAATATTATACCGGCTGGTCTACTATAAATCCGCAGCGGCCAAGAAGTTTCGCGGCAGGATTGACCTATCGCTTTTGAAATACTAATCCATTTGCTACCTTGAAACATGGATGAAACAAATCCTGTTAACCATGTTACTCTTGTACGCGGAGGAGCGCCTTTCTTTGAGGAGCTTATCCACCTGATTGAGCAGGCCAGGGAATACCTGCAGCTCATGTTCTATATTTTCGATGAAGACGCTACGGGAGAAATGGTACTGGATGCCCTGTCGGCCGCGGCCCGGCGCGGAGTGACGGTCTATCTCGTTGTGGACGGGTACGGCAGTAAACCCTTTTCCGAAAGCCGCCAGCGGGAACTTAGGAAGGCCGGCGTGAAATTCCGCAGTTTTGCACCTATTAAGGGCATTCGCTTTTCGAGTGTCGGAAGAAGAATGCATACCAAGACCATTGTCTGCGACCATAAAATGGCGATGGTGGGGGAATAAATATTTCGGATAAATACCACGGGAGCGATACGCAACCCGCCTGGCTGGATTATGCGGTAAAAGTAAGCGGTCCGGATTGTCAGCGGCTTCATTCCCTTTATGAATTATTCTGGAAGCGTTCCTTTCTGAATCCCCGGCAGATCCGGAACAAGGAAAAGATCATCGAGGGGATCATGCGCAAGGGAGATTACGTGAACTGGCTGGTAAACGACCGGCTCCGGGGATTTAACCTTGTAAGTAAAAGCTATTTCCTGGCCGTCCATAAGGCCAGGCATGAAGTAATAATCCTTAACAGCTATTTCTGGCCCGGGATTAACTTTATCCGGGAACTGCGCGCCGCCGGGGAACGCGGCGTATCTGTCAAACTTATTCTGCCGGCACTTTCGGACAGTATTATTTTCAGGAATGCAACCCGTTATTTTTACAAAGTGCTGTTCAGGATAAAAAATACCGAGGTATACGAATGGAAACAATCCGTACTTCATGGAAAAGTAGCGCTGGCGGACGATACCTGGGCCACCGTCGGGTCCTATAACCTGAATATGTTAAGCGCTTTCCGCAGCATTGAACTCAATGCGGTTATTACTGACGGGACCTTTATCAGCAGCATGCGTGCGGAGCTGGGGCGGTAATGAAGGCCAGCGAGAAAATAGACCCCGAGGAATTCATAAAACGAACCGGTTATCTGGGTTCTTTCCTGAACATGGTCTCTTATTTTCTCCTCCATCTTAGCCTGCTGATCTTATTGTTTTTCTCACGAAAAGATTAAAGCCGGGCATCTCCACTTCTCTTTGCAATTAAAAAAATAAAACCGCATCTTTGCATCCCCTTATGCGGAGAATAAGGGGATTGGTAAATTATTTAATTTTAAGCATTTATGCCAGTAAAGATCAGATTACAAAGACATGGTAAGAAGGGAAGGCCTTTTTACCAGGTAGTGGTGGCGGATTCACGTGCTCCGAGAGATGGTAGGTTTATTGAAAGATTAGGCACATACAATCCAAACACCAACCCCGCAACCATTGACCTTGACGTTCTGCGTTCAGTGGAATGGTTGACAAAGGGCGCACAGCCCACCGATACGGTTCGTTCCATCCTTTCGTACAAAGGCGTGCTTTACAAACACCACCTTGAAGTAGGCGTACGCAAGGGAGCAATGACCCAGGAAGAAGCCGAAGCAAAGTTTACCGAATGGCTTCAGGCCAAGGAAGCGCGGATTGACGCCAAAAGGTCAAAACTGACTTCTTCAGCCGAAGAACTTGAAAACGCAAGAAAAGCGGCCGAAAAGAAAAAGAAGGAAGACAGGGCAAAAGCGATTGCCGCCAAGAACACCCCGCCCGAAGAGGAAACCGAGGCAGCTGAAGAGGAAGCGCCGGTTGCTGAAGAAGCAGCTGAGACTCCTGAGGCAGCAGCCCCTGCAGCAGAAGAGGCAGCTCCCACAGAAGCAGCAGCTCCTGCTGAAGAAACTGCCCCCGCTGAGGAAACGGCAGCTCCGGCAGCTGAAGAAACCGCGGCTCCTGCCGCAGAAGCTAGTGAAGACGCCCCTGCAGCCAAAGCCGAAGAAGGCTCCGCTCAGGAAGAAGAAGATAAGAAAGCAGAATAATTGGCAACGGCCGGTTTTTTTATAGTTGGCTACGTTAGCAAAACAAAAGGATTGAAGGGTGAGCTGCTGCTGAAAATCGAAGCGGAGCATCCTGAAAAATACCAGCAAACGGAATCGGTTTTTCTTGAAATAAAAGGGAAACCGGTTCCGTTCTTTGTTTTATCCTTCCGCCCGCAGCCGGGTAAAAAGACGGCGGTTGTGACGCTGGAAGACGTAGACAGTGTTGAAAAAGCACGGGAACTGACCGGGGTTTCGGTGTTATTGCCCCTTTCGGAAAAAATAGAAAGCAAAAGCCCCCCCTTTGCTGAGCTGAAAGGATTCCAGGTGACAGACAGCGCAATTGGCCCGTTGGGTCCTATCCGCGAAATAGTGCAATATCCCGGGCACTCCGTGGCTGTGCTGACCTACCGTGAACGCGAGATTATGTTCCCGCTGAACGAGGCGCTTATTGAAAAAATTGACAAACAAAACAGTGAATTATTTGTCAATTTACCAGAAGGCTTGCTGGAAATTTACCTGGATTAATACTTTTCTGTAAATTAGAGTCGTTTTATCCATTATTGTGAAAAAGGTACTTTTCATATTGCTTTTCACCGCAGGGGGATTCCTTAGCAGTTTCGCGCAGGAAATCACGCGGCAGGATATCATCCAGATATCCGGCTATGCCTACGCGAATGACAGCTCCCTGGCAAAGCTCCCTTATGTAAAAGTCCTTATCAAGGGTACCGGACGCGGCACGTTTACCGACGAAAGCGGCTTTTTTTCCATCGCTATATTAAAAAGCGATACCTTATCTTTTTCTACACTTGGCTATGCCCCGCGCACCTATTACCTGAAAAAAGATGACTGGAATAAAGGCGAATTAACCACAGCCATCCTGATGGACCCCATCTCTTACGAGCTGGATGCCGTAACGG is a window from the Anseongella ginsenosidimutans genome containing:
- a CDS encoding GlxA family transcriptional regulator → MKHISLLIPEGESSLSNIEASYKIFTTVNQALAREGKPPLFKIQLVGLSKQTHVTNGLFTIQPGLTIREVKKTDLVIIPAVHGDAEKVVADNRPLAEWIARQYAQGAEIVSLCIGAFILASSGLLKGKNCTTHWLSAAEFSRMFPDVNVAPYKILTDEAGIYTSGGAYSSLNLLLYLVEKFAGRDMAILASKIFEIDIDRHSQSPFIMFRGQKEHEDEPVKKAQEYIEDNFRDKITVNQLAGMLALSRRSLERRFKRATSNTVIEYIQRVKIEAAKKGFETSRKNINEIMYEIGYSDNKAFRGVFKKLTGLSPVDYKNKYAQA
- a CDS encoding DUF2007 domain-containing protein translates to MEAHLLKSRLESEGIPCFLFDEHLVNMNPLYSVAVGGIKLKIQEADKEKTLEILREIEGGHNLDENGEILKCPECDSARLYLNFKSMKGTKGFLSAITSFLFMVFPVYFKTVHKCKDCGAEFRG
- a CDS encoding TonB-dependent receptor; translation: MKILFPLAILLGAIFTAQGQTGTVAGTVSTAEGRPAPNVSLSLENTYKRTATNANGEFRLSQVKAGDYIIVATYAGIETRQSVHVDAGELTTVEIILRQYTELDQVVVEADAYKEEGEYVAKMPLERIENPQVYHSIGSGILEAQLATDFDKALKNAPGLQKMWESTGRGGDGAGYYSMRGFAVQPTLVNGLPGLTNGSLDPANIESIQVIKGPSGTLFGSSLISYGGLINTVTKKPYQGFGGEAAYVAGSFGLNRITADVNAPLNKANDIIMRVNTAFHSENSFQDAGFKRSFFLAPSLSYEVNERLSFLLSAELLTAEGTNPTMLFLNRSGPLQYENLADLNYDPDLSLTSNDITIKNPRYNVQTEMIYQISPEWTSQTVVSRGFAKSDGYYSYLWDNGYDKPQFSVFISDQNAHSLTTDIQQNFTGDFRIGGLRNRLVVGLDYFHRQTHDFSSGYPWFYDVSPRGEIDYVDPYTGETVAPRYLTKESVDAVLASSSRANLNTKDETYSIYFSDVINITPELLAMASLRLDHFNTKGDVSTDEDDYEQTALSPKFGLVYQPIPNKLSVFANYMNGFKNVAPATVSDINGENPVTKTFEPEHANQAEFGIKTDLFEGRLSSTISVYDIKVSNKVMPDPANINNSLQGGEIESKGLEVDLNLRPVPGLSILAGYSYNDSKVLRGIEESAFEEAGKRPGEAGPKNLFNAWATYEFSKGALRGWGLGFGANSASELIILDSRATGKFTVPGYTVLDASVFYNTEKFRITLKLDNLSNEEYYTGWSTINPQRPRSFAAGLTYRF
- a CDS encoding phospholipase D-like domain-containing protein; the protein is MDETNPVNHVTLVRGGAPFFEELIHLIEQAREYLQLMFYIFDEDATGEMVLDALSAAARRGVTVYLVVDGYGSKPFSESRQRELRKAGVKFRSFAPIKGIRFSSVGRRMHTKTIVCDHKMAMVGE
- a CDS encoding phospholipase D-like domain-containing protein, with protein sequence MRKGDYVNWLVNDRLRGFNLVSKSYFLAVHKARHEVIILNSYFWPGINFIRELRAAGERGVSVKLILPALSDSIIFRNATRYFYKVLFRIKNTEVYEWKQSVLHGKVALADDTWATVGSYNLNMLSAFRSIELNAVITDGTFISSMRAELGR
- the rimM gene encoding ribosome maturation factor RimM (Essential for efficient processing of 16S rRNA), with the protein product MATAGFFIVGYVSKTKGLKGELLLKIEAEHPEKYQQTESVFLEIKGKPVPFFVLSFRPQPGKKTAVVTLEDVDSVEKARELTGVSVLLPLSEKIESKSPPFAELKGFQVTDSAIGPLGPIREIVQYPGHSVAVLTYREREIMFPLNEALIEKIDKQNSELFVNLPEGLLEIYLD
- a CDS encoding carboxypeptidase-like regulatory domain-containing protein produces the protein MKKVLFILLFTAGGFLSSFAQEITRQDIIQISGYAYANDSSLAKLPYVKVLIKGTGRGTFTDESGFFSIAILKSDTLSFSTLGYAPRTYYLKKDDWNKGELTTAILMDPISYELDAVTVRGLTVEAFRREFLALQLPDDAYSPNALIDVNELGMPAPDLSPGFSPGISLSPTELLQRVPFIQKALRRKRARDISEDPDVSIPEMK